From one Lotus japonicus ecotype B-129 chromosome 3, LjGifu_v1.2 genomic stretch:
- the LOC130746476 gene encoding developmentally-regulated G-protein 2: MGIIERIKEIEAEMARTQKNKATEYHLGQLKAKIAKLRTQLLEPPKGSSGGGEGFEVTKFGHGRVALIGFPSVGKSTLLTMLTGTHSEAASYEFTTLTCIPGIIHYNDTKIQLLDLPGIIEGASEGKGRGRQVIAVAKSSDIVLMVLDASKSEGHRQILTKELEAVGLRLNQRPPQIYFKKKKTGGISFNSTMPLTHVDEKLCYQILHEYKIHNAEILFREDATVDDLIDVIEGNRKYMKCVYVYNKIDVVGIDDVDRLARQPNSVVISCNLKLNLDRLLSRMWDEMGLVRVYTKPQGQQPDFAEPVVLSADRGGCTVEDFCNHIHRSLVKDVKYVLVWGTSARHYPQHCGLAHYLNDEDVVQIVKKKERDEGGRGRFKSHSNAPARISDREKKAPLKT, encoded by the exons ATGGGTATCATTGAGAGGATCAAAGAAATTGAAGCCGAAATGGCTCGAACCCAGAAAAACAAAGCCACAG AGTATCATCTTGGGCAGCTCAAGGCCAAGATAGCAAAACTTAGGACACAGTTGCTGGAGCCTCCAAAA GGTTCTAGTGGAGGTGGAGAGGGATTTGAAGTTACGAAATTCGGCCATGGACGTGTTGCACTGATTGGATTTCCAAG TGTCGGGAAGTCAACTCTCTTGACAATGTTAACAGGCACACATTCAGAAGCTGCATCTTATGAGTTCACGACTCTGACCTGCATCCCTGGGATTATACATTATAATGATACTAAAATTCAGTTGCTTGATCTTCCTGGAATTATTGAGGGTGCTTCTGAAGGCAAGGGACGTGGGAGACAG GTTATTGCTGTTGCTAAATCTTCGGACATAGTGCTGATGGTTCTTGATGCCTCCAAA AGTGAGGGTCATAGGCAAATATTAACCAAGGAGCTTGAGGCTGTGGGCTTGCGTTTAAACCAGCGACCACCTCAA atatattttaaaaagaaaaagacagGAGGCATTTCATTCAACAGTACTATGCCTTTGACTCATGTAGATGAGAAGCTTTGCTATCAGATTCTGCATGAGTACAAAATTCACAATGCAGAG ATTCTTTTCCGTGAGGATGCCACAGTGGATGATCTCATTGATGTCATTGAAGGAAATCGTAAATACATGAAGTGTGTATATGTCTACAACAAGATAGATGTTGTTGGTATTGATGATGTGGACAGATTAGCCCGTCAACCTAATTCTGTTGTCATTAGTTGCAATTTGAAG CTGAACTTAGACAGACTACTTTCGAGGATGTGGGATGAAATGGGTCTGGTTAGAGTTTATACAAAACCTCAAGGCCAGCAGCCTGATTTCGCTGAGCCTGTGGTTTTATCTGCT GATAGAGGTGGCTGCACTGTAGAAGACTTCTGCAACCACATACACAGAAGTTTGGTGAAGGACGTGAAGTATGTGCTGGTCTGGGGAACAAGTGCTAGGCACTACCCACAACATTGTGGCCTTGCTCATTATCTTAATGATGAGGATGTGGTTCAGATTGTCAAGAAAAAG GAAAGAGATGAGGGAGGAAGGGGTCGATTCAAGTCGCATTCCAATGCTCCTGCGCGGATATCTGACAGAGAGAAGAAGGCTCCACTGAAGACATAA
- the LOC130746475 gene encoding protein ELF4-LIKE 4, with protein sequence MDGDIFGELGNTSQVDSRVMQVFQKSLLQAQDILNQNRVLINEINQNHESKMPDNLSRNVGLIKELNSNIRRVVDLYADISSSFTKSQEASSEGDSSGTLKSDGKVNQKRIRSG encoded by the coding sequence ATGGATGGTGATATATTTGGAGAACTAGGTAATACAAGTCAAGTAGATAGCAGAGTTATGCAGGTATTTCAGAAGAGCTTATTGCAAGCCCAAGATATTTTGAATCAGAACCGGGTGCTGATCAATGAGATAAACCAAAATCATGAGTCCAAGATGCCTGATAATCTGAGTCGAAATGTGGGTTTGATTAAGGAGCTCAATAGCAACATCAGAAGGGTGGTTGATCTCTATGCTGATATCTCTAGTTCTTTTACCAAGTCCCAGGAAGCTTCATCTGAAGGGGACTCCAGTGGGACTCTGAAGTCTGATGGAAAAGTCAATCAGAAGAGAATTAGATCCGGCTAA
- the LOC130746474 gene encoding uncharacterized ATP-dependent helicase C29A10.10c-like isoform X2 gives MERAGDQDVKSSSKSSKDEDVKVMDSRILSSANAQSADREEGEWSDEEGLTDANGGSNLLQQSQSSEQKATSGMVDGCVALASDTKASNVMSYDTIKDEKSTHASVGLESNSSGQKSNGIPDSQSNVKNETSTDALEAPSVVPKQKEVKGIEATDATEAPSLVPKQREVKGIEASHALRCANNLGKRKIDQRKEEMLGKKRNRQTMFLNLEDVKQAGPIKTSTPRRQTFASPLISRTVKEVRTVPAQVERVGIAKDLKQINGSSGEGGTQAEVHELKTDSNVDNSGPLGRSKRISNETEPPTEVNLPPILRQGSWKQPTDLRQQKNVLTSNRKLGLSGQNSNDIKLGNKKFPSTKKQTPISVQSQDTSVERLIREVTSEKFWHHPGETELQCVPGRFGSVEEYIRVFEPLLFEECRAQLYSTWEESTETVSRDTHIMVRVKANESRERGWYDVKVLPVHEFRWSFKEGDVAVLSTPRPGSVRAKQNSSSLAQDDSESEITGRVVGTVRRHIPLDTRDPPGAILHYYVGDSYDPSRVDDDHIVRKLQIGSIWYLSVLGSLATTQREYIALHAFRRLNSQMQTAILQPSPEHFPKYEQQAPAMPECFTPNFVEYLHRTFNEPQLAAIQWAAMHTAAGTSGATKRQDPWPFTLVQGPPGTGKTHTVWGMLNVIHLVQYQHYYSSLLKHVAPESYKQANEINSESAPTGSIDEVLQNMDRNLLRTLPKLVPKPRMLVCAPSNAATDELLSRVLDRGFIDGEMKVYRPDVARVGVDSQTRAAQAVSVERRTEQLLLKTHDEVAGWMHQLKTREIQMTQQLQCLHRELNAAAAAVRSQGAVGVDPDVLMARDQNRDALLQNIASIVESRDKILVEMSRLGVLEGKFRPGSGFNLEEARATLEASFANEAEIVFTTVSSSGRKLFSRLSHGFDMVVIDEAAQASEVGVLPPLSLGAARCVLVGDPQQLPATVISKAAGTLMYSRSLFERFQQAGCPTMLLSVQYRMHPQIRDFPSRYFYQGRLTDSESVVKLPDEPYYKDPLLRPYLFYDIRHGRESHRGGSVSYQNIHEAQFCLRLYEHVQKSVKSLGLAKITVGIITPYKLQLKCLQREFEEVLNSEEGKDIYINTVDAFQGQERDIIIMSCVRASSHGVGFVADIRRMNVALTRARRALWVMGNASALVQSEDWAALIADAKSRKCYMEMDSLPKEFLAPKGPVHAPLPGKVSSNMRGLRSAGPRYRPMDMNMEYRSDDDEKMSALVSSRNGNHRPSRYSMENSLDDFDRLGDKSRDAWQHGMQRKNSTGNLGKRDV, from the exons ATGGAGAGAGCAGGAGATCAGGATGTAAAGTCTTCCTCTAAGTCTAGTAAAGATGAGGATGTTAAAGTCATGGATTCACGGATATTGAGTTCTGCAAATGCTCAATCTGCTGATAGGGAAGAAGGGGAATGGTCTGATGAGGAGGGCTTAACTGATGCAAATGGAGGTAGTAACTTGCTACAACAAAGTCAATCATCAGAACAGAAAGCAACGTCTGGAATGGTGGATGGGTGTGTTGCATTGGCTTCTGACACTAAGGCTAGCAATGTTATGAGTTATGATACTATAAAAGATGAAAAGAGTACCCATGCTTCAGTAGGTCTAGAATCAAATTCTAGTGGACAGAAAAGCAATGGTATCCCAGATTCACAAAGCAATGTAAAAAATGAAACTTCTACTGATGCGCTGGAGGCACCTAGTGTAGTTCCTAAGCAAAAAGAAGTGAAGGGTATTGAAGCAACTGATGCGACGGAGGCACCCAGTTTAGTTCCCAAGCAAAGAGAAGTGAAGGGTATTGAAGCCAGTCATGCACTCAGGTGTGCAAATAATCTTGGGAAGAGGAAGATTGACCAACGTAAAGAGGAAATGTTGGGAAAGAAACGTAATAGACAGACCATGTTTCTTAACTTGGAAGATGTCAAACAAGCTGGTCCTATTAAAACATCGACCCCTAGAAGGCAGACTTTTGCATCACCTCTTATTAGCCGTACTGTGAAGGAAGTCCGTACTGTTCCTGCACAAGTTGAGCGTGTTGGAATAGCTAAGGATTTAAAACAAATTAATGGATCAAGTGGTGAAGGTGGCACCCAAGCTGAAGTGCATGAACTTAAAACTGATAGTAATGTTGATAATTCTGGACCACTTGGTAGGTCTAAGCGGATATCCAATGAGACAGAACCTCCTACAGAGGTCAATTTACCACCCATTCTGAGACAGGGTTCATGGAAACAACCAACAGATTTGAGGCAGCAAAAGAATGTACTCACTTCCAATAGGAAGTTGGGACTGAGTGGTCAGAACTCCAATGATATCAAGCTCGGAAACAAGAAATTTCCTTCTACCAAGAAACAGACTCCTATCAGTGTCCAGTCCCAGGACACATCTGTTGAACGCCTCATACGGGAGGTGACCAGTGAAAAGTTTTGGCATCACCCAG GGGAGACTGAGTTACAATGTGTTCCTGGACGGTTTGGATCAGTGGAAGAGTATATTCGAGTATTTGAACCTTTGCTTTTTGAGGAATGTCGGGCTCAACTTTACAGTACATGGGAAGAATCAACAGAAACAGTGTCAAGGGATACTCATATTATGGTGCGAGTGAAGGCAAATGAGTCGAGAGAAAGAG GTTGGTATGATGTGAAAGTCCTTCCAGTACACGAGTTCAGATGGTCATTTAAGGAGGGTGATGTTGCAGTCCTTTCGACCCCCAGGCCTGGATCTG TCAGAGCCAAGCAGAACAGTTCATCTTTAGCTCAGGATGATAGCGAATCAGAAATCACTGGACGTGTGGTGGGTACAGTTAGGCGACACATCCCTCTTGATACCCGGGATCCTCCTGGTGCAATTCTCCATTACTATGTTGGGGACTCCTATGATCCTAGCAG GGTTGATGATGATCATATTGTAAGAAAACTTCAAATTGGAAGCATATGGTACCTCTCAGTGCTTGGATCTCTAGCTACAACGCAGAGGGAGTATATTGCTCTTCACGCATTTCGTCGCTTAAATTCGCAG ATGCAAACTGCAATCCTTCAGCCTAGTCCTGAACACTTCCCAAAATATGAGCAACAGGCCCCAGCCATGCCTGAATGCTTCACGCCAAACTTTGTTGAATATCTGCACAGAACCTTCAATGAACCCCAGTTAGCAGCAATCCAATGGGCAGCTATGCATACAGCTGCTGGTACTAGTGGGGCAACAAAGAGGCAAGATCCTTGGCCCTTTACCCTGGTTCAAGGACCTCCAGGAACAGGAAAAACACATACAGTATGGGGGATGTTGAATGTTATTCACCTTGTGCAGTATCAACACTACTACTCCTCTTTGCTTAAGCATGTAGCTCCTGAAAGCTACAAACAAGCTAATGAGATCAATTCAGAGAGTGCCCCCACAGGATCTATTGATGAAGTTCTTCAAAACATGGACAGAAATCTCTTACGAACTTTGCCTAAACTTGTCCCTAAACCTAGAATGTTAGTTTGTGCTCCTTCTAATGCTGCCACTGATGAGCTTCTTTCCCGTGTCCTTGATCGTGGATTTATTGATGGAGAGATGAAAGTATATCGGCCTGATGTAGCTCGAGTTGGGGTTGATTCTCAGACGCGTGCTGCCCAAGCAGTTTCTGTTGAGCGGAGAACTGAACAGCTTCTTCTCAAGACTCATGATGAGGTTGCGGGATGGATGCATCAGTTAAAGACCCGTGAAATACAAATGACTCAGCAGTTACAATGTCTTCATAGAGAACTaaatgctgctgctgctgctgttcgTTCCCAAGGAGCTGTTGGTGTTGACCCTGACGTTCTGATGGCCCGAGATCAGAATCGAGATGCTTTGCTACAGAACATTGCATCTATAGTTGAAAGCAGGGACAAGATTCTGGTTGAGATGTCTCGCCTTGGCGTTTTGGAAGGCAAGTTTCGACCTGGTAGTGGTTTCAACTTGGAAGAAGCTCGTGCAACTTTGGAAGCTAGTTTTGCCAATGAAGCTGAAATAGTTTTCACAACAGTTTCTAGCAGTGGCCGCAAGTTGTTTTCTCGTCTTTCCCATGGTTTTGATATGGTGGTCATTGATGAGGCAGCCCAAGCCAGTGAGGTGGGAGTTCTGCCTCCCCTCTCTCTTGGTGCAGCACGGTGTGTTCTTGTTGGAGATCCTCAGCAGCTTCCTGCTACAGTTATCAGCAAGGCTGCAGGAACATTGATGTATAGTAGGAGTCTTTTTGAAAGGTTCCAACAAGCAGGATGCCCAACAATGTTGTTGTCTGTGCAATATAGAATGCATCCCCAAATTCGGGATTTCCCTTCTAGGTACTTTTATCAGGGGCGCCTTACTGACAGTGAAAGTGTAGTTAAATTGCCTGATGAACCATACTACAAGGACCCTTTACTTAGACCTTATTTATTCTATGATATCAGACATGGGCGGGAGTCTCACAGAGGTGGATCTGTCTCTTATCAAAACATACATGAAGCACAATTTTGTCTCCGGTTGTATGAGCATGTTCAGAAATCAGTGAAATCTTTGGGTTTAGCGAAGATTACTGTTGGCATAATTACTCCTTACAAGCTGCAGTTAAAATGCCTCCAACGTGAGTTTGAAGAAGtcttaaattcagaagaagggAAGGACATATATATCAATACAGTAGATGCTTTCCAAGGTCAAGAACGAGATATCATTATAATGTCTTGTGTGCGTGCATCCAGTCATGGGGTTGGCTTTGTTGCAGATATACGTCGAATGAACGTTGCCCTTACTCGTGCAAGAAGGGCCCTTTGG GTCATGGGAAATGCAAGTGCTCTGGTTCAATCTGAAGATTGGGCTGCTTTGATTGCTGATGCCAAATCCCGAAAATGCTATATGGAAATGGACTCTCTTCCTAAGGAATTTCTGGCGCCCAAGGGACCTGTTCACGCACCATTGCCTGGTAAGGTTTCATCGAATATGAGGGGCTTGAGATCAGCTGGACCAAGATATAGACCAATGGACATGAATATGGAGTACAGGTCTGATGACGATGAGAAGATGAGTGCTTTAGTAAGCTCCCGGAATGGAAACCACCGTCCTTCAAGGTATTCAATGGAGAATTCCTTAGATGATTTTGATCGTTTGGGTGATAAATCCAGAGATGCCTGGCAGCATGGCATGCAGAGGAAGAACTCAACTGGAAACCTGGGGAAAAGAGATGTATAG
- the LOC130746474 gene encoding uncharacterized protein LOC130746474 isoform X1: MGSRGRLLFDLNEPPAEDNDERDDVVRFQLQKTHPSSNPHTSDLLAASTSAQGIANNHAFSHASSVSGFQPFVRPKSASGPDTDSEMERAGDQDVKSSSKSSKDEDVKVMDSRILSSANAQSADREEGEWSDEEGLTDANGGSNLLQQSQSSEQKATSGMVDGCVALASDTKASNVMSYDTIKDEKSTHASVGLESNSSGQKSNGIPDSQSNVKNETSTDALEAPSVVPKQKEVKGIEATDATEAPSLVPKQREVKGIEASHALRCANNLGKRKIDQRKEEMLGKKRNRQTMFLNLEDVKQAGPIKTSTPRRQTFASPLISRTVKEVRTVPAQVERVGIAKDLKQINGSSGEGGTQAEVHELKTDSNVDNSGPLGRSKRISNETEPPTEVNLPPILRQGSWKQPTDLRQQKNVLTSNRKLGLSGQNSNDIKLGNKKFPSTKKQTPISVQSQDTSVERLIREVTSEKFWHHPGETELQCVPGRFGSVEEYIRVFEPLLFEECRAQLYSTWEESTETVSRDTHIMVRVKANESRERGWYDVKVLPVHEFRWSFKEGDVAVLSTPRPGSVRAKQNSSSLAQDDSESEITGRVVGTVRRHIPLDTRDPPGAILHYYVGDSYDPSRVDDDHIVRKLQIGSIWYLSVLGSLATTQREYIALHAFRRLNSQMQTAILQPSPEHFPKYEQQAPAMPECFTPNFVEYLHRTFNEPQLAAIQWAAMHTAAGTSGATKRQDPWPFTLVQGPPGTGKTHTVWGMLNVIHLVQYQHYYSSLLKHVAPESYKQANEINSESAPTGSIDEVLQNMDRNLLRTLPKLVPKPRMLVCAPSNAATDELLSRVLDRGFIDGEMKVYRPDVARVGVDSQTRAAQAVSVERRTEQLLLKTHDEVAGWMHQLKTREIQMTQQLQCLHRELNAAAAAVRSQGAVGVDPDVLMARDQNRDALLQNIASIVESRDKILVEMSRLGVLEGKFRPGSGFNLEEARATLEASFANEAEIVFTTVSSSGRKLFSRLSHGFDMVVIDEAAQASEVGVLPPLSLGAARCVLVGDPQQLPATVISKAAGTLMYSRSLFERFQQAGCPTMLLSVQYRMHPQIRDFPSRYFYQGRLTDSESVVKLPDEPYYKDPLLRPYLFYDIRHGRESHRGGSVSYQNIHEAQFCLRLYEHVQKSVKSLGLAKITVGIITPYKLQLKCLQREFEEVLNSEEGKDIYINTVDAFQGQERDIIIMSCVRASSHGVGFVADIRRMNVALTRARRALWVMGNASALVQSEDWAALIADAKSRKCYMEMDSLPKEFLAPKGPVHAPLPGKVSSNMRGLRSAGPRYRPMDMNMEYRSDDDEKMSALVSSRNGNHRPSRYSMENSLDDFDRLGDKSRDAWQHGMQRKNSTGNLGKRDV; this comes from the exons ATGGGTTCTCGAGGAAGGCTATTATTTGATCTCAATGAGCCACCTGCAGAGGATAATGATGAGAGAGATGATGTTGTCCGCTTCCAGCTGCAAAAGACACACCCATCGTCAAATCCCCATACTTCTGACTTACTCGCCGCATCAACTTCCGCCCAAGGAATAGCAAATAATCATGCATTTTCACATGCCTCATCTGTCTCTGgatttcaaccttttgttcgGCCTAAATCTGCTTCTGGCCCTGACACAGATTCTGAAATGGAGAGAGCAGGAGATCAGGATGTAAAGTCTTCCTCTAAGTCTAGTAAAGATGAGGATGTTAAAGTCATGGATTCACGGATATTGAGTTCTGCAAATGCTCAATCTGCTGATAGGGAAGAAGGGGAATGGTCTGATGAGGAGGGCTTAACTGATGCAAATGGAGGTAGTAACTTGCTACAACAAAGTCAATCATCAGAACAGAAAGCAACGTCTGGAATGGTGGATGGGTGTGTTGCATTGGCTTCTGACACTAAGGCTAGCAATGTTATGAGTTATGATACTATAAAAGATGAAAAGAGTACCCATGCTTCAGTAGGTCTAGAATCAAATTCTAGTGGACAGAAAAGCAATGGTATCCCAGATTCACAAAGCAATGTAAAAAATGAAACTTCTACTGATGCGCTGGAGGCACCTAGTGTAGTTCCTAAGCAAAAAGAAGTGAAGGGTATTGAAGCAACTGATGCGACGGAGGCACCCAGTTTAGTTCCCAAGCAAAGAGAAGTGAAGGGTATTGAAGCCAGTCATGCACTCAGGTGTGCAAATAATCTTGGGAAGAGGAAGATTGACCAACGTAAAGAGGAAATGTTGGGAAAGAAACGTAATAGACAGACCATGTTTCTTAACTTGGAAGATGTCAAACAAGCTGGTCCTATTAAAACATCGACCCCTAGAAGGCAGACTTTTGCATCACCTCTTATTAGCCGTACTGTGAAGGAAGTCCGTACTGTTCCTGCACAAGTTGAGCGTGTTGGAATAGCTAAGGATTTAAAACAAATTAATGGATCAAGTGGTGAAGGTGGCACCCAAGCTGAAGTGCATGAACTTAAAACTGATAGTAATGTTGATAATTCTGGACCACTTGGTAGGTCTAAGCGGATATCCAATGAGACAGAACCTCCTACAGAGGTCAATTTACCACCCATTCTGAGACAGGGTTCATGGAAACAACCAACAGATTTGAGGCAGCAAAAGAATGTACTCACTTCCAATAGGAAGTTGGGACTGAGTGGTCAGAACTCCAATGATATCAAGCTCGGAAACAAGAAATTTCCTTCTACCAAGAAACAGACTCCTATCAGTGTCCAGTCCCAGGACACATCTGTTGAACGCCTCATACGGGAGGTGACCAGTGAAAAGTTTTGGCATCACCCAG GGGAGACTGAGTTACAATGTGTTCCTGGACGGTTTGGATCAGTGGAAGAGTATATTCGAGTATTTGAACCTTTGCTTTTTGAGGAATGTCGGGCTCAACTTTACAGTACATGGGAAGAATCAACAGAAACAGTGTCAAGGGATACTCATATTATGGTGCGAGTGAAGGCAAATGAGTCGAGAGAAAGAG GTTGGTATGATGTGAAAGTCCTTCCAGTACACGAGTTCAGATGGTCATTTAAGGAGGGTGATGTTGCAGTCCTTTCGACCCCCAGGCCTGGATCTG TCAGAGCCAAGCAGAACAGTTCATCTTTAGCTCAGGATGATAGCGAATCAGAAATCACTGGACGTGTGGTGGGTACAGTTAGGCGACACATCCCTCTTGATACCCGGGATCCTCCTGGTGCAATTCTCCATTACTATGTTGGGGACTCCTATGATCCTAGCAG GGTTGATGATGATCATATTGTAAGAAAACTTCAAATTGGAAGCATATGGTACCTCTCAGTGCTTGGATCTCTAGCTACAACGCAGAGGGAGTATATTGCTCTTCACGCATTTCGTCGCTTAAATTCGCAG ATGCAAACTGCAATCCTTCAGCCTAGTCCTGAACACTTCCCAAAATATGAGCAACAGGCCCCAGCCATGCCTGAATGCTTCACGCCAAACTTTGTTGAATATCTGCACAGAACCTTCAATGAACCCCAGTTAGCAGCAATCCAATGGGCAGCTATGCATACAGCTGCTGGTACTAGTGGGGCAACAAAGAGGCAAGATCCTTGGCCCTTTACCCTGGTTCAAGGACCTCCAGGAACAGGAAAAACACATACAGTATGGGGGATGTTGAATGTTATTCACCTTGTGCAGTATCAACACTACTACTCCTCTTTGCTTAAGCATGTAGCTCCTGAAAGCTACAAACAAGCTAATGAGATCAATTCAGAGAGTGCCCCCACAGGATCTATTGATGAAGTTCTTCAAAACATGGACAGAAATCTCTTACGAACTTTGCCTAAACTTGTCCCTAAACCTAGAATGTTAGTTTGTGCTCCTTCTAATGCTGCCACTGATGAGCTTCTTTCCCGTGTCCTTGATCGTGGATTTATTGATGGAGAGATGAAAGTATATCGGCCTGATGTAGCTCGAGTTGGGGTTGATTCTCAGACGCGTGCTGCCCAAGCAGTTTCTGTTGAGCGGAGAACTGAACAGCTTCTTCTCAAGACTCATGATGAGGTTGCGGGATGGATGCATCAGTTAAAGACCCGTGAAATACAAATGACTCAGCAGTTACAATGTCTTCATAGAGAACTaaatgctgctgctgctgctgttcgTTCCCAAGGAGCTGTTGGTGTTGACCCTGACGTTCTGATGGCCCGAGATCAGAATCGAGATGCTTTGCTACAGAACATTGCATCTATAGTTGAAAGCAGGGACAAGATTCTGGTTGAGATGTCTCGCCTTGGCGTTTTGGAAGGCAAGTTTCGACCTGGTAGTGGTTTCAACTTGGAAGAAGCTCGTGCAACTTTGGAAGCTAGTTTTGCCAATGAAGCTGAAATAGTTTTCACAACAGTTTCTAGCAGTGGCCGCAAGTTGTTTTCTCGTCTTTCCCATGGTTTTGATATGGTGGTCATTGATGAGGCAGCCCAAGCCAGTGAGGTGGGAGTTCTGCCTCCCCTCTCTCTTGGTGCAGCACGGTGTGTTCTTGTTGGAGATCCTCAGCAGCTTCCTGCTACAGTTATCAGCAAGGCTGCAGGAACATTGATGTATAGTAGGAGTCTTTTTGAAAGGTTCCAACAAGCAGGATGCCCAACAATGTTGTTGTCTGTGCAATATAGAATGCATCCCCAAATTCGGGATTTCCCTTCTAGGTACTTTTATCAGGGGCGCCTTACTGACAGTGAAAGTGTAGTTAAATTGCCTGATGAACCATACTACAAGGACCCTTTACTTAGACCTTATTTATTCTATGATATCAGACATGGGCGGGAGTCTCACAGAGGTGGATCTGTCTCTTATCAAAACATACATGAAGCACAATTTTGTCTCCGGTTGTATGAGCATGTTCAGAAATCAGTGAAATCTTTGGGTTTAGCGAAGATTACTGTTGGCATAATTACTCCTTACAAGCTGCAGTTAAAATGCCTCCAACGTGAGTTTGAAGAAGtcttaaattcagaagaagggAAGGACATATATATCAATACAGTAGATGCTTTCCAAGGTCAAGAACGAGATATCATTATAATGTCTTGTGTGCGTGCATCCAGTCATGGGGTTGGCTTTGTTGCAGATATACGTCGAATGAACGTTGCCCTTACTCGTGCAAGAAGGGCCCTTTGG GTCATGGGAAATGCAAGTGCTCTGGTTCAATCTGAAGATTGGGCTGCTTTGATTGCTGATGCCAAATCCCGAAAATGCTATATGGAAATGGACTCTCTTCCTAAGGAATTTCTGGCGCCCAAGGGACCTGTTCACGCACCATTGCCTGGTAAGGTTTCATCGAATATGAGGGGCTTGAGATCAGCTGGACCAAGATATAGACCAATGGACATGAATATGGAGTACAGGTCTGATGACGATGAGAAGATGAGTGCTTTAGTAAGCTCCCGGAATGGAAACCACCGTCCTTCAAGGTATTCAATGGAGAATTCCTTAGATGATTTTGATCGTTTGGGTGATAAATCCAGAGATGCCTGGCAGCATGGCATGCAGAGGAAGAACTCAACTGGAAACCTGGGGAAAAGAGATGTATAG